A stretch of the Porifericola rhodea genome encodes the following:
- a CDS encoding RagB/SusD family nutrient uptake outer membrane protein — MKKLFIIALTALTITACNDELELSPQQSLSDELAFSDALAAEGVLIGAYNLLQDIHVFGSQPQVVADYQTDNVNFVGSFTTLQQINNYSVNADNGTVSEVWQDHYEAILAANAVIANVPGIEDPALTDDLKNQLVGEATFIRALCYFNLVNYYAQPYQVANGANLAVPLVLEPFTGEVILYERSSLEAVHQQIITDLNQVRELLPAKIEQGRASSTAATALLSRLRLYRGEWEQAASLANEVIGTEGYALATDYSFYNSVSVEHIFTIENTEIDFENQSDEESGSGSWDSYYEPNNQGGRGDAPFSSDLMSAFEEESGDLRYQLKEKGTTFSGDSAIFTTKYDDGALNSSDPSIIRVSEMVLNRAEALAELNGINQESIDLMNLVRERAGLTAWNLTTFDSKDALLEAIAVERRKELCFEGHRRMDLLRRGLPLRTEESIPESAAPIGAGIGVKAGDNNAIFPIPQRERDLNPDLEQNPGF, encoded by the coding sequence ATGAAAAAACTATTCATTATAGCTTTAACAGCATTAACGATTACTGCATGTAACGATGAGCTGGAACTATCCCCTCAGCAGTCTCTTTCAGATGAGCTGGCATTTTCTGATGCTTTGGCTGCTGAAGGTGTATTGATTGGAGCCTACAATCTTCTGCAGGATATTCATGTGTTTGGTTCTCAGCCACAAGTAGTAGCAGATTATCAGACCGACAATGTCAATTTTGTGGGATCATTTACAACTTTGCAGCAAATCAACAACTATAGTGTAAATGCAGATAATGGAACTGTAAGTGAAGTGTGGCAAGACCACTATGAAGCAATATTAGCAGCTAATGCTGTGATTGCTAATGTTCCAGGTATTGAGGATCCTGCACTCACCGATGATTTGAAAAACCAACTTGTAGGTGAGGCTACTTTTATAAGAGCATTATGTTACTTTAACTTAGTAAATTACTACGCTCAACCTTATCAAGTAGCGAATGGAGCAAACCTAGCTGTACCTTTAGTTCTAGAGCCATTTACTGGTGAAGTAATTTTGTATGAAAGATCAAGCTTGGAAGCAGTACATCAACAGATTATTACGGACCTTAACCAGGTGAGAGAGCTTCTACCTGCTAAAATAGAGCAGGGTAGAGCTTCTAGCACAGCTGCAACAGCGCTTCTTTCAAGATTGCGTTTGTACCGTGGCGAGTGGGAGCAGGCAGCTAGCCTTGCCAATGAAGTAATTGGTACAGAAGGCTATGCTCTTGCAACTGATTATTCATTTTACAATTCAGTAAGTGTAGAACATATTTTTACGATCGAGAATACTGAAATAGATTTTGAAAATCAATCTGATGAGGAAAGTGGTTCTGGTTCATGGGATAGTTATTATGAGCCTAATAATCAGGGAGGAAGAGGAGACGCTCCATTTTCATCAGATTTAATGAGTGCATTTGAAGAAGAGAGCGGAGACTTGAGGTATCAGCTTAAAGAAAAGGGAACTACGTTTAGCGGTGATTCTGCCATATTTACTACCAAATACGATGATGGTGCATTAAACAGTAGTGACCCTTCAATAATTAGAGTGTCAGAGATGGTGTTAAACAGGGCTGAGGCTCTGGCTGAGCTAAATGGTATCAATCAGGAGTCTATTGATCTCATGAATCTAGTAAGGGAAAGAGCTGGTCTAACGGCGTGGAACCTTACTACTTTTGATAGTAAGGATGCGCTTCTTGAAGCTATAGCGGTTGAGAGAAGAAAAGAACTTTGCTTTGAAGGACACCGCAGAATGGATCTTTTAAGAAGAGGTCTTCCTTTAAGAACTGAGGAATCAATTCCTGAGTCGGCGGCCCCCATTGGCGCAGGAATAGGTGTGAAGGCTGGCGATAATAATGCTATATTCCCCATACCTCAACGTGAAAGAGATCTTAATCCGGATCTTGAGCAAAATCCTGGGTTCTAA
- a CDS encoding SusC/RagA family TonB-linked outer membrane protein has product MRGNFTQLSLAGNLFSKLGFLLLACLLVQNVYAQSNVISGTVTSAEDGTPLPGVNVIVKGTSEGTITNIEGKYSLKVSDQAEVLVFSFIGLTSEEVAIGNQQTINVTMMEDIQSLSEVVVTAIGIEREKKALGYSVASVSSEKISQVSEPDPLRAVQGKLPGVNITGGGGAPGQSTKINIRGISSLTGNTQPLFVVDGIPFDNSTNAFDPTDPGASAAQDNSAFSNRAFDLDPNNIESMTVLKGAAAAALYGSRATNGVVVITTKAAKKNSKKGLEVTYSGSYNVEQVSNLPDYQDVYSQGSNQLYNAGFIGNWGAPFPEHVDRLNQQYGTNYSQIIYGGETAEDGTVIVPATPAGYIPHPLVMTSVGRSERYDLLFPELVKGYIVDGGFVTDPNDPLWGTGTPVGVDVPFQPYDIVGGFFDEGRVFENSINITSGGEKSSLTGGFSHMSNKGIVPNSEATRSSLNFGGNGQLDNGLFLSGNVTYVNTTQETPQSGGSFYADYTTATSTSLFQRLYYLPRNYNLNGYPYESPIDGSNVFYRALDNPLWIAKYNKYRSDVNRIYGNMTLSYDIGEWLNLTAKGGINTYNDARKDIVRSGGASLPAGRIYTEDVSYTEQDYNVIATVTKDINESFAFRGIVGFNLNQRERSRRKVTGSGIISDGLDGLYNTDATTQTTVNWDFSSLRRYYAAYTDLQFSYNDYLYLNVVGRNDWSSTLPPGSNSYFYPGVSASLIVTDAFDIGGNILNFAKIRAARSQVGNEPDPYLTATYFNILQPLTVGSNDYNRASLQNTLGNVNLKPEFTTETEVGLEAQLFQGRIGLDLTWFNRSSTDQIARAKLPVTSGFDTEWVNIGELQNKGWEIGLDLTPVKTSSGFTWNIYSAFTKIETKVVDAGPAGEIFVGGPLSTLGTIHREGLPYGQIYGSINARDDEGNLLINKDSGLPFPLPTNDVIGDPNPDFLLGITNTFTFKGITLRALLDWKQGGDIYSATAASLLLRGQLQISEDREGLRVMPGVYGDPQTFEPVLDENGEKIVNTTPVTAFDYHFTNGFGAYGQDEVNVYDGTTIRLREVGLGYTLPTNVLEKTPFGSVRVMFTGRNLWFKAPNFLEGLNFDPEVLAEPAGSNVQGFDYGAFPTTKRYGVNLTVTF; this is encoded by the coding sequence ATGAGAGGTAATTTTACACAACTATCCCTTGCGGGAAACCTCTTTAGTAAGTTAGGGTTTTTGCTTCTGGCATGCTTACTCGTGCAAAATGTATATGCACAAAGTAATGTCATTAGCGGAACAGTAACTTCTGCTGAAGACGGCACTCCATTACCGGGTGTCAACGTAATTGTAAAAGGTACCAGCGAAGGTACTATCACCAACATTGAAGGGAAATATTCCCTCAAGGTTTCAGATCAGGCTGAAGTTCTGGTTTTTTCTTTTATAGGTCTTACCAGCGAAGAAGTTGCCATTGGCAACCAGCAGACGATCAACGTAACGATGATGGAAGATATCCAGTCACTTTCCGAAGTAGTAGTTACAGCGATTGGTATTGAGCGGGAGAAAAAAGCTCTTGGCTATTCGGTGGCCAGCGTAAGCAGTGAGAAAATCTCCCAGGTATCTGAGCCAGATCCCTTGAGAGCTGTACAGGGTAAACTTCCCGGAGTAAATATTACCGGTGGTGGTGGAGCTCCCGGACAGTCTACCAAGATCAATATTAGAGGTATTTCATCACTTACAGGTAATACCCAACCCCTATTTGTTGTTGATGGTATTCCTTTTGACAACTCAACGAATGCCTTTGACCCTACCGATCCCGGAGCTAGTGCTGCGCAGGATAACTCAGCATTCTCCAACCGTGCATTTGACCTTGACCCTAACAACATAGAGTCTATGACTGTACTAAAAGGTGCAGCCGCAGCGGCTTTGTACGGCTCCAGGGCAACAAACGGTGTAGTAGTAATTACTACCAAGGCTGCTAAAAAGAACTCTAAGAAAGGTCTGGAAGTAACTTATAGTGGTTCATACAATGTAGAGCAGGTTTCTAATCTGCCAGATTATCAGGACGTATACTCTCAGGGATCTAACCAGTTGTATAACGCAGGTTTCATCGGTAACTGGGGTGCTCCTTTTCCTGAGCATGTAGATCGCTTAAACCAGCAGTATGGTACTAATTATTCGCAAATAATATATGGTGGAGAAACTGCCGAGGATGGTACCGTAATTGTTCCCGCCACACCTGCCGGATATATTCCTCATCCTTTAGTAATGACATCAGTAGGTAGAAGTGAAAGATATGATTTGCTCTTTCCTGAACTGGTAAAAGGATATATCGTAGATGGAGGGTTTGTGACTGATCCTAACGATCCGCTTTGGGGGACAGGTACGCCAGTGGGTGTAGATGTGCCTTTTCAGCCTTATGATATTGTAGGAGGTTTCTTTGATGAAGGCCGCGTATTTGAAAATAGTATTAATATTACTTCTGGTGGAGAAAAATCAAGCCTTACCGGTGGTTTCTCTCACATGAGCAACAAAGGTATAGTACCTAATTCAGAGGCTACCAGAAGCAGCCTAAACTTTGGAGGTAACGGACAGTTAGACAACGGACTTTTTCTTTCAGGAAATGTAACCTATGTAAACACAACGCAGGAAACTCCGCAGTCTGGTGGTAGCTTCTACGCTGATTACACCACAGCTACTTCTACTTCGTTGTTTCAGCGCCTGTACTACCTGCCACGTAACTATAACCTGAACGGCTACCCTTATGAAAGTCCGATAGATGGTTCTAATGTTTTTTACCGCGCATTGGATAACCCCCTATGGATTGCCAAGTATAACAAATACAGAAGTGATGTAAACCGTATTTATGGTAACATGACACTTTCTTACGACATTGGAGAATGGCTTAACTTAACTGCTAAAGGAGGAATAAACACATATAATGATGCGCGTAAAGATATCGTAAGAAGTGGTGGTGCTTCTCTTCCTGCAGGAAGAATTTACACAGAAGATGTATCTTATACTGAGCAGGATTATAACGTTATTGCTACGGTAACAAAAGATATTAATGAGTCTTTTGCTTTTAGAGGTATAGTAGGTTTCAACCTTAACCAAAGAGAGAGAAGTCGTAGAAAAGTGACCGGCTCAGGAATTATATCAGATGGTCTGGATGGACTTTATAATACTGACGCAACGACACAAACGACCGTAAACTGGGATTTTAGCTCACTTCGTCGTTATTATGCTGCCTACACAGATTTGCAGTTCTCTTACAACGATTATCTGTACTTAAACGTAGTTGGGCGTAACGACTGGTCTTCTACCTTGCCTCCCGGAAGTAACAGCTACTTCTATCCTGGTGTAAGTGCATCTTTAATTGTTACTGATGCATTTGATATCGGGGGCAACATCCTGAATTTTGCTAAAATAAGAGCAGCGAGATCTCAGGTTGGTAATGAGCCAGATCCTTATCTGACAGCTACTTACTTTAATATTCTACAGCCTCTTACTGTTGGTTCTAACGACTACAACAGAGCTTCATTACAAAATACACTAGGCAATGTAAATCTGAAGCCAGAGTTTACCACTGAAACGGAAGTGGGCTTAGAAGCTCAATTATTTCAGGGCCGTATAGGTTTAGATCTTACCTGGTTCAACAGATCTTCTACTGATCAGATTGCACGTGCCAAGCTACCTGTTACCAGTGGTTTTGATACTGAGTGGGTAAACATTGGTGAACTGCAAAATAAAGGTTGGGAGATAGGTTTAGACCTTACGCCAGTTAAAACCAGCAGCGGCTTTACCTGGAACATCTACTCTGCATTTACCAAAATTGAAACCAAAGTAGTAGATGCTGGTCCTGCGGGAGAAATATTCGTTGGTGGTCCTCTTTCTACACTGGGTACCATACATAGAGAAGGTCTGCCTTACGGACAAATCTATGGAAGTATTAACGCCAGAGATGATGAAGGCAACCTGCTTATCAATAAAGATTCTGGTTTGCCGTTCCCTCTACCTACTAATGATGTCATTGGCGATCCTAATCCTGACTTCCTTTTAGGTATCACCAATACTTTTACCTTCAAAGGCATTACGTTGAGAGCACTTCTAGACTGGAAACAGGGAGGAGATATCTACTCAGCTACCGCCGCATCTCTGCTTCTTAGAGGGCAGCTGCAAATTTCCGAAGATCGTGAAGGTTTGAGAGTAATGCCTGGCGTATACGGTGATCCTCAAACATTTGAGCCAGTACTTGACGAAAATGGTGAAAAAATAGTTAACACAACTCCGGTAACTGCATTTGACTACCACTTTACCAATGGTTTTGGTGCATACGGTCAGGATGAAGTGAACGTCTACGATGGTACTACAATTCGCCTGCGAGAAGTTGGCTTGGGCTATACATTACCGACCAATGTACTGGAGAAGACTCCTTTTGGCTCAGTAAGAGTCATGTTTACCGGACGTAACCTCTGGTTCAAAGCGCCTAACTTCCTGGAAGGTCTCAACTTTGACCCCGAAGTACTGGCTGAGCCAGCTGGTTCTAACGTGCAGGGATTTGACTATGGCGCTTTCCCTACTACCAAACGTTATGGGGTTAACCTAACGGTAACTTTCTAA
- a CDS encoding SusD/RagB family nutrient-binding outer membrane lipoprotein, producing MKINHIKYSMLLMLSLWISSCELTDLDINEDPNNPTEAAPNLLLSNILLTGSEIFAEDLNSNMHSFVGILAEQGDDGFDLTNNTYNLDWQELFYDPLKDVQALIDIAEEQGNNPYYLGIGQLLKAYYYSLMVELWGDIPYTEALKADSEEVIKYPKYDDDAAIYQDLLALIDEAIANLQQNSVVAVTGDPIYNGDVSQWIKMGKSLKLRMLINTRLVQDNSAAITALIDENDLILSGSDDFTFQFSSINNPENENRHPWYVDGYTTSAYNFTYLGHQFMVEMLDFEDPRRPFYIKRQTTTILDQNDASDRQTTPCSQITGCTYAYLVLNPAMIERLYSDKGKAFDADAEAFLAGIFGRDRSDPSGIPLDGAIRSAIGVYPAAGLFDDKPESASGNAGTGAGLFPMITSEMVKFYKMEAILTGNYAGTEADVREMLEDVIREHIDKVVAFGRENDPSGVPDEGENIDEYIGKPLGDYTLTTENADGEEITTNETGAINNYVNLWLARYDQAPTTNAKLNVVLKQAWFTNFGNGFEIYNAYRRTGFPNDLQIPIQPRRDFALRLPYAQDDLNFNQSVTAEQKDIAFDRDKIFLDEVDGEGE from the coding sequence ATGAAAATTAATCATATAAAATATTCAATGCTGTTGATGCTATCCTTATGGATCAGTAGCTGCGAGCTAACTGACCTGGACATCAACGAGGATCCTAACAATCCTACTGAGGCGGCTCCAAACCTTTTGTTATCAAACATTTTGCTAACAGGGTCTGAGATATTTGCAGAAGACCTTAACTCTAATATGCACAGCTTTGTAGGTATACTGGCGGAGCAAGGTGATGATGGTTTTGATCTTACCAACAATACCTACAACTTAGATTGGCAAGAGCTTTTCTATGATCCGCTTAAAGATGTACAGGCGCTCATTGATATAGCCGAAGAGCAGGGCAATAACCCATACTATCTGGGTATAGGTCAGTTGCTAAAAGCGTACTACTATAGCTTGATGGTAGAACTTTGGGGAGATATTCCTTACACCGAAGCCCTTAAAGCAGACAGTGAGGAAGTAATTAAGTACCCAAAATACGATGATGATGCTGCTATCTATCAGGATCTTTTGGCCCTGATTGATGAGGCTATTGCCAACCTGCAACAGAATAGTGTGGTAGCAGTAACCGGAGATCCAATTTATAATGGAGATGTAAGCCAATGGATTAAAATGGGTAAATCTCTAAAACTCCGTATGCTAATCAACACGCGCCTGGTACAAGACAATAGCGCGGCTATCACGGCGCTTATTGATGAGAATGACCTTATTCTGAGCGGTTCAGATGATTTTACGTTCCAGTTTAGTAGTATCAATAACCCTGAAAACGAAAACAGGCACCCCTGGTATGTTGATGGTTACACAACCAGTGCATACAACTTTACTTATCTGGGCCACCAGTTTATGGTAGAAATGCTTGACTTTGAGGATCCTCGCCGTCCTTTTTACATCAAACGTCAGACCACTACCATACTGGATCAGAATGATGCCTCTGACCGTCAGACGACACCCTGCTCTCAGATCACGGGTTGTACGTACGCATATTTGGTGCTAAACCCTGCCATGATTGAACGCCTTTATTCAGATAAGGGAAAGGCCTTTGATGCAGATGCGGAAGCATTCCTTGCTGGTATATTTGGTCGTGATCGGTCAGACCCATCGGGTATTCCTTTAGATGGTGCTATACGTTCTGCTATCGGTGTGTACCCTGCTGCTGGCTTATTTGACGATAAACCAGAAAGTGCTTCAGGTAATGCCGGAACAGGTGCCGGGTTGTTTCCTATGATTACTAGTGAGATGGTTAAATTTTATAAAATGGAAGCTATCTTAACCGGAAACTATGCGGGTACAGAAGCTGATGTACGTGAAATGCTGGAAGATGTAATCAGAGAGCATATTGATAAAGTTGTTGCGTTTGGGAGAGAGAACGACCCTTCCGGAGTACCTGATGAAGGTGAAAATATAGATGAGTATATTGGAAAACCACTGGGTGACTACACATTAACTACGGAGAATGCTGACGGTGAGGAAATAACCACTAATGAGACCGGGGCAATTAATAATTATGTAAACCTTTGGTTAGCCCGCTATGACCAGGCCCCTACAACCAATGCGAAATTGAATGTAGTATTGAAGCAAGCTTGGTTTACCAACTTTGGTAATGGTTTTGAAATCTACAATGCATACCGTAGAACAGGTTTTCCTAACGACCTGCAAATCCCAATTCAGCCTCGCCGTGACTTTGCGCTAAGATTACCTTATGCGCAGGATGACCTTAACTTTAACCAAAGTGTGACAGCTGAACAAAAGGATATAGCCTTTGACCGTGATAAAATCTTTTTGGATGAAGTAGATGGTGAAGGTGAATAA
- a CDS encoding redoxin domain-containing protein has product MKAGNLSIYKNIIFLIWLLLTYHGSVGQNNNWLSISLASAEGKPKAVKDILSSNGLMVFVLDPDCPVSQKYGATIRELSQEYEQQGIASVAVYPVVGITKDKIRKFAEDYNYPFTHLLDPQLKFARAISAEVTPEVYLISKDAKLLYRGAIDNWFYELGRYRRIITEHYLKDALKAYLQGETILKDNTQAIGCFIGSGMSDNNARHH; this is encoded by the coding sequence ATGAAAGCAGGTAATTTAAGTATATATAAGAATATTATTTTTTTAATATGGTTATTACTAACATATCATGGTTCTGTAGGGCAAAATAACAATTGGCTAAGTATTTCGCTTGCTTCTGCAGAGGGCAAGCCCAAAGCCGTTAAAGATATTCTGAGCAGTAACGGACTTATGGTCTTTGTGTTAGATCCTGATTGTCCGGTTTCACAAAAATATGGTGCTACTATTCGTGAGTTATCGCAGGAATACGAGCAACAAGGAATTGCTTCTGTAGCAGTATATCCTGTAGTAGGTATTACAAAAGATAAAATCAGGAAGTTTGCAGAAGACTACAATTATCCCTTTACCCACCTGCTAGACCCTCAACTCAAATTCGCCAGAGCAATCAGCGCTGAAGTTACCCCAGAAGTATATTTGATCAGTAAAGATGCTAAACTGCTTTATAGGGGGGCAATAGACAATTGGTTTTACGAATTAGGACGCTATCGTAGAATAATTACTGAACACTACCTTAAAGATGCGCTTAAGGCCTATCTGCAAGGAGAAACAATTCTAAAAGACAATACTCAGGCTATTGGGTGTTTTATTGGAAGTGGCATGTCAGATAACAATGCTAGACACCATTAA
- a CDS encoding M14 family metallopeptidase codes for MKRLLHTLTYLCLFYFASPYVMAQSIPSPEESIGFQMGADYKIADYTQITDYLKLLDESSERVMMKQIGSSVLGKPLYLMFISSEENLKQLDRWKEISSKLARARISEEEAQQLAQEGKAIVWIDGGIHSTEKAATQFPPELAYRVATEESPEMQKIRENVIFLLMPNINPDGLDIVADWYRKNLGTPFETTNPPVLYHYYVGHDDNRDWFMNTQPETRAVTNILFKEWYPQIVHNQHQSSPRWARIFIPPFSKPVNPNIHPGVVHGVNMVGNEMASRFAQLNMPGVVSDVTFTMWWNGGLRTAPYFHNQIGILTETAHTTPTPRFYPPDSLPKTIGNGIPTDGTAINYPDPWKGGDSHFRDAVEYMLTAGMATLSIGADRKDKWLYNMYKMGRDAIENQTDAFAYVVPAKQWDSGEAYNLINVLMQGGIEVHQATRDFEAAGRTFSKGDFILYGAQAFRPFLKDLMEKQEYPDLRLYPGGPPKTPYDLAGWTLPMQMGVEAVKVTSSFEAKTRELSSFVKLAEGNVESSDYGFALSHQENASTLAVNHLLEQGEQLYWLSERANGIEGGSIIIKKQERTEEKLKLLAQGHGLSFKAINSQPEIQMYPLQQPKIGLYKSWDANMDEGWTRWLLDQYQFDYDTLHDKDVHEKDLSQYDAIIIPDQSPHEILHGHAPNTMPEEYTGGIRLKGALALQKFVEEGGTLITFDEASDFAIQQFGLPVKNVTAGLSSKAFFIPGSLVKAVVAPHHPLTFGMQDTIAASFSRSRAFEIVKHEREGEGGKENIEPAPAPPVEVLVRYAKKDILMSGWAMGEEKAIGGKAAMLRVQHGQGDVVLFGFRPQFRGQPRGTYKLIFNALYSSTINSLPEVSPEPSISESE; via the coding sequence ATGAAAAGACTCCTACACACACTCACCTACCTTTGTTTATTTTATTTTGCCTCTCCTTATGTAATGGCACAGTCTATTCCCTCTCCGGAAGAAAGCATTGGCTTCCAGATGGGGGCAGACTATAAGATTGCCGATTATACCCAGATTACGGATTATCTGAAGCTATTGGACGAAAGTAGCGAGCGGGTAATGATGAAGCAGATTGGCAGCAGTGTGCTGGGCAAGCCTTTGTATCTAATGTTTATCTCCAGTGAAGAAAACCTGAAACAGCTAGACCGTTGGAAAGAAATTAGCAGTAAGCTGGCACGGGCCCGCATCTCTGAGGAAGAAGCCCAGCAGTTGGCACAGGAAGGTAAAGCTATTGTCTGGATTGATGGTGGCATACACTCTACCGAAAAAGCCGCTACTCAGTTTCCGCCAGAGCTGGCATACCGAGTAGCTACTGAGGAAAGTCCTGAGATGCAGAAAATCAGAGAAAACGTTATTTTTCTGCTCATGCCCAATATTAATCCAGATGGGCTGGATATAGTAGCCGACTGGTACAGGAAAAACCTGGGGACCCCTTTTGAAACTACCAATCCTCCGGTGCTGTACCACTATTATGTGGGGCATGATGATAACCGCGACTGGTTTATGAACACCCAACCTGAAACCCGTGCAGTAACGAATATTCTATTTAAAGAGTGGTATCCGCAGATTGTACATAACCAGCATCAAAGCTCTCCACGCTGGGCACGAATTTTTATTCCTCCCTTCTCCAAACCGGTAAATCCAAATATTCATCCCGGAGTAGTGCATGGTGTTAATATGGTGGGCAATGAAATGGCCAGCCGTTTTGCTCAACTAAATATGCCCGGCGTAGTATCTGATGTTACTTTTACTATGTGGTGGAATGGCGGGCTGCGTACCGCTCCCTATTTTCATAACCAGATAGGTATACTTACCGAAACGGCACACACTACCCCTACCCCTCGCTTTTACCCTCCGGACTCACTACCTAAAACTATTGGCAATGGTATTCCTACCGATGGTACTGCCATTAATTACCCAGATCCATGGAAGGGTGGCGACTCACACTTCAGAGATGCAGTAGAGTATATGCTTACTGCGGGTATGGCTACCCTTAGTATTGGCGCCGACCGCAAAGACAAATGGCTGTACAATATGTACAAGATGGGTCGTGACGCTATTGAAAACCAAACTGATGCCTTTGCCTATGTAGTACCTGCTAAACAGTGGGATAGTGGAGAAGCCTATAATTTGATTAACGTATTGATGCAGGGCGGTATAGAGGTACACCAGGCTACCCGCGACTTTGAGGCTGCAGGACGCACTTTCTCCAAAGGAGATTTTATACTCTATGGGGCACAGGCTTTTCGTCCTTTCCTCAAAGACCTGATGGAGAAGCAGGAGTACCCTGACTTACGTCTTTATCCGGGTGGCCCTCCCAAAACACCCTACGATCTTGCTGGCTGGACTTTACCGATGCAAATGGGTGTGGAAGCTGTTAAAGTGACCTCTTCTTTTGAAGCTAAAACCCGTGAGTTGAGCAGCTTTGTAAAGCTGGCCGAAGGCAATGTAGAAAGCTCTGACTATGGGTTTGCTCTATCTCATCAGGAGAATGCCAGTACCTTGGCAGTCAACCACTTACTTGAACAAGGAGAGCAGCTCTACTGGCTTAGCGAAAGAGCTAATGGCATAGAAGGGGGTAGCATTATTATAAAAAAACAGGAGCGTACAGAAGAGAAACTGAAGCTGCTGGCTCAGGGGCACGGCCTTTCTTTTAAGGCTATTAATTCTCAGCCAGAAATACAGATGTACCCTTTGCAGCAGCCTAAAATCGGCCTATACAAATCGTGGGATGCCAATATGGATGAAGGCTGGACCCGCTGGTTGTTAGACCAGTACCAGTTTGACTATGACACGCTGCACGATAAAGATGTGCATGAAAAAGACCTATCTCAATACGACGCCATTATCATACCTGACCAGAGCCCTCACGAGATACTGCATGGCCATGCCCCTAACACTATGCCCGAAGAATATACAGGAGGAATCAGGTTAAAAGGAGCTTTAGCCTTGCAAAAGTTTGTAGAAGAAGGAGGGACATTAATTACGTTTGATGAAGCCAGTGATTTTGCCATTCAGCAGTTTGGGCTGCCTGTCAAAAATGTTACTGCCGGCCTCTCTAGTAAAGCCTTTTTTATTCCCGGCTCACTGGTAAAAGCTGTAGTTGCACCGCATCATCCACTTACTTTTGGGATGCAGGATACGATCGCAGCCTCGTTTTCCAGAAGTCGTGCTTTTGAGATTGTCAAGCATGAGAGAGAAGGGGAAGGCGGTAAAGAAAATATTGAGCCTGCTCCTGCCCCTCCGGTAGAGGTACTGGTTAGATATGCCAAAAAAGATATACTGATGAGCGGCTGGGCAATGGGTGAAGAAAAGGCTATTGGTGGAAAAGCAGCTATGCTGAGAGTACAACATGGCCAAGGAGATGTAGTACTTTTTGGCTTTCGCCCTCAGTTTAGAGGACAGCCCAGAGGCACATACAAGCTTATTTTTAATGCTTTATACAGCAGCACTATTAATAGTTTGCCTGAAGTTAGCCCTGAGCCAAGTATTTCTGAAAGTGAATAA